TTGCCTTTTTTATACTCAATACAAGATGCTAATGGTTTTGCATTAGGTTCTATAGGAGTATTGGATAGAACAAATGTTGTGACGGATTTAGTATTTGGAAGTGAATCATCTGATATAAAAACATTGGATTTAATATCAGAAGTAATATTTAATCAACCAGAAGAATATAAAAATTTGCTTAAAAAATTTTTGAAAGAAGGGCATTCTTTTCCAAATGCTAGGAAATATGCCCTTCTTGATTATTTTGAAAATAAAATTGACAAGGAAAAAATTTTAATAATAGAAAAATCCAATGATATTTTAGGTTTAGAATATTTAAAAGCATTAAAAAGTTATAATTCAAAAATAATTCCGCATACCATAAAACGTCAAGGCGCAAATTATAATGATGAAGATTTCAAGGGTATTTTTTCTAGTGCTACAGCCATTAGAAAATTATGGAAAGAGAAAAAATATGAATTAATTAAACAATCTGTTCCCAAAGAAACATATGAAATAATTATGAGAGAAGAAAAATTAGGAAAAGCTCCAATATTTTTAAAGGATTTTGAGATTTCGTTATTATCTTATTTAAGGACATTAGATAGAGATAATATTAAAGGAATATTTGGGGTTAATGAAGGAATAGAGCAAAGGATAATCGAAGCTGCTAAAGAAACTGCTTCGATTGAAGAGTTTTATTCTTTGGTTAAGGCGAAACGATTTACATATACAAGAATTAAAAGAACATTATTAAATATTTATTTTAAAATAGAAAGTGATCTTATCAATCAAATGAATAAAAATGGTCCACAATATTTAAGGGTTTTAGGTTTTAATGAAAAAGGACAAGAGTTGTTATCGATTATGAAAAAGAAAGTTAATTATCCTATAATAACAACTCCTTCAAATTATATTTCAATAATAAAAAATATAGAAAAGGATGTAAAAAATAAAAGAAAAGAATGGAAGCTTAATAAAGAATTATATTTTAAAAGTATAGAATATGATTTTAAAGCAACAAATGTATATTCATTATATTATAAAAACAAAGAATATTCTAAATACGAATTAGATAAAAAAATTCAGATTATTAGAGGGTGAGAGTATGAAAAAATTATTAATAATATTATTTATTTTATTATCTATTTATTCTTTTTCTAGGAATATTACAATATATTATACTCATGATGCGAGTTCAGTGATTTTAATTGGAGATTTTGGTGAATTTGAAATGGAAAAAAGTAATACTGGTATATGGAAAAAAGAATTAGATCTAAATGAAGGTGAATATAAGTATTTATTTTTAGTTGATGGTAGAGAAGAAATTGATTATAAGAATTTAAATACAGTATATTCTAATGGGAAAATATATTCATTATTGATTATAAAAGACGAAACATTTATTCCGGAAAAAGGTGATGGTAATGTCGATGTAATATTTGATATAGAAAGAAGATATATTAATCCAGTAAAACCTGGAGAAATATATTTATCTATAGAATTAAATAAAAATGATGCGGAAGATGTATTTTTTGTTGGTAACGGAGAAGTTTTAAAAAAAGAAATTATAGAATATGAAAAAACTATA
The window above is part of the Marinitoga litoralis genome. Proteins encoded here:
- a CDS encoding nucleotidyltransferase encodes the protein MLRLKVLGVIVEYNPFHNGHYYHLQKAKELINPDYTVAVMSGNFVQRGEPAIIDKFSRTEIALKKGIDIVFELPFLYSIQDANGFALGSIGVLDRTNVVTDLVFGSESSDIKTLDLISEVIFNQPEEYKNLLKKFLKEGHSFPNARKYALLDYFENKIDKEKILIIEKSNDILGLEYLKALKSYNSKIIPHTIKRQGANYNDEDFKGIFSSATAIRKLWKEKKYELIKQSVPKETYEIIMREEKLGKAPIFLKDFEISLLSYLRTLDRDNIKGIFGVNEGIEQRIIEAAKETASIEEFYSLVKAKRFTYTRIKRTLLNIYFKIESDLINQMNKNGPQYLRVLGFNEKGQELLSIMKKKVNYPIITTPSNYISIIKNIEKDVKNKRKEWKLNKELYFKSIEYDFKATNVYSLYYKNKEYSKYELDKKIQIIRG